The following are from one region of the Clostridia bacterium genome:
- a CDS encoding metallophosphoesterase → MKYWPIHLHMHSAWESQASMEGHFYNAQKLGMQHMYITDHDSRMGPRENQVSYFDFSQGEIMIHEPSDDPLRPRHKGFTVEKQDEDCTWFIDDNKILNITAKGKTEEWSTVSLAFGSSQKRHEYALLAKTMLHLAMHAKGFGENARVMVDVKLSQRPPEFENGHILYVAGNAEGLENAYRVVKPLSFEADTIDLNLLTDAEKIGGGDNILAQITFSVSARCGAEATLFLKSLSIDWALAFEEGRIEQQRLADEIGKKYGVTPIVTYEITAAGPHKICFSTKVPVIDYQKHNYNVTEQQAIEHVKAYGGIYARNHPFDALKDRLRLNPELADELAPEVIDDYVSNRAYGATMLEVGFPIGRNNTKFSTFLKLWDTLSANGIFISGYGDSDNHSNSLNWFDRNNFCAYIAAENPCENEFIESMKAGNLYTGDPVYLQHVDFCFYDQDGNDMGNVVFTNEAKTVYTSVKGLPEKSRVVWTVNGKDVKTENVENDYTGEISVSMTDKVNFVRVSVYKEDRCILLSNPIYYTADESIYSTIPNERRAVEIPAHLLNYKGEKLLHIGDIPLDGYPFIKKLIRKAKADIIVHTGDLCDNLKAGRKEEDIPLYKDYIPTLIKCMENHAKQVFIVRGNNDLPEYVQKIADKSKVVESNTIVTLFGKDFLLCHRVIDLEGKADVYLYGHGPTGDEHSFYKKEDGSVYSNAYFAPAVFLENGEYAELKNYNGNNHK, encoded by the coding sequence ATGAAATATTGGCCGATACATTTACATATGCATTCTGCCTGGGAAAGTCAGGCGAGCATGGAGGGGCATTTTTACAATGCCCAAAAGCTTGGGATGCAACATATGTATATAACCGATCATGACAGTCGCATGGGTCCGAGAGAAAATCAGGTTTCATACTTTGATTTTTCCCAAGGTGAAATTATGATTCATGAGCCGTCAGATGATCCGTTAAGACCAAGACATAAGGGTTTTACGGTGGAGAAGCAAGACGAAGATTGCACATGGTTTATTGATGATAACAAAATATTAAATATAACGGCAAAGGGAAAAACGGAGGAATGGTCAACCGTAAGCCTTGCCTTCGGTTCTTCGCAAAAACGTCATGAATATGCTTTGCTTGCAAAAACCATGCTTCATCTTGCTATGCATGCTAAGGGATTTGGAGAAAATGCAAGAGTCATGGTAGATGTAAAGCTTTCTCAGCGACCGCCTGAATTTGAAAACGGTCATATTTTATATGTGGCGGGCAACGCAGAAGGACTGGAAAACGCATATCGCGTTGTAAAACCATTATCTTTTGAAGCGGATACCATTGATTTAAATCTTTTGACGGATGCAGAAAAAATAGGCGGTGGCGATAATATTTTAGCCCAGATTACCTTTTCCGTGTCTGCACGATGTGGGGCGGAAGCTACTTTGTTCTTAAAAAGTCTTTCCATCGACTGGGCGCTTGCCTTTGAAGAGGGCAGAATTGAGCAACAACGGCTTGCGGATGAAATCGGCAAAAAATATGGCGTAACACCTATTGTAACCTATGAAATTACAGCGGCAGGACCGCATAAAATCTGTTTTTCCACAAAAGTGCCTGTGATTGACTATCAGAAACACAATTATAATGTAACCGAACAACAGGCAATCGAGCATGTAAAGGCGTACGGCGGAATCTATGCAAGAAACCATCCGTTTGATGCTTTAAAAGACAGACTGCGGTTAAATCCCGAACTTGCAGACGAGCTTGCACCCGAGGTGATTGACGATTACGTTTCAAACCGTGCGTATGGTGCAACCATGCTGGAGGTAGGCTTTCCGATTGGCAGAAACAACACAAAATTTTCAACTTTTTTAAAGCTTTGGGATACTTTATCCGCGAACGGAATTTTTATCAGTGGATATGGCGACAGCGACAATCACTCCAACAGCTTAAACTGGTTTGATCGTAATAATTTCTGTGCGTATATAGCGGCAGAAAACCCTTGTGAAAACGAATTTATTGAAAGCATGAAAGCGGGAAATCTCTACACGGGTGACCCTGTATATCTGCAACATGTGGATTTTTGTTTTTACGACCAAGACGGAAACGACATGGGGAATGTTGTGTTTACCAACGAAGCCAAAACGGTATATACTTCCGTAAAAGGACTGCCTGAAAAATCAAGGGTCGTGTGGACGGTGAACGGCAAGGATGTTAAAACCGAAAACGTTGAAAACGACTACACGGGCGAAATATCTGTTTCTATGACCGATAAGGTAAACTTTGTGCGCGTAAGTGTATATAAAGAGGACAGATGTATCCTTTTGTCCAATCCGATTTATTATACCGCAGATGAAAGCATATACAGCACCATTCCCAACGAACGAAGAGCGGTTGAAATTCCTGCACATCTTTTAAATTACAAAGGGGAAAAGCTGTTGCATATCGGTGATATTCCTTTAGACGGATATCCGTTTATTAAAAAGCTGATTCGAAAAGCTAAGGCAGATATTATTGTGCATACGGGTGATTTGTGCGACAATTTAAAGGCAGGTCGGAAAGAGGAAGACATTCCTTTATACAAAGACTACATTCCGACACTGATCAAATGTATGGAAAACCATGCAAAACAAGTTTTTATTGTTCGCGGAAATAACGATTTACCTGAATATGTTCAGAAAATTGCAGATAAAAGCAAGGTGGTGGAATCAAACACAATCGTAACGCTCTTCGGAAAAGACTTTCTTTTGTGTCATCGGGTAATTGACCTTGAGGGAAAGGCAGATGTGTATCTGTATGGTCACGGACCGACAGGGGACGAACACAGCTTTTATAAGAAAGAAGACGGAAGTGTGTATTCCAACGCCTATTTTGCGCCGGCTGTCTTTTTAGAGAACGGTGAATACGCAGAATTAAAAAATTATAATGGTAATAACCATAAATAA
- a CDS encoding alpha/beta hydrolase translates to MKESLWNGFKRIDFEFEGREAILVFPLKPNKNKNWMIKTEYFDAFPNLEIEMLKRGWHLAYIKNITRWCLDEDLDLKKRFAEYVANEFGLHKKCVPIGMSCGGLIASKFAARHPSYVQVLYLDAPVMNFLSCPAGIGKAGNSMMQEFVDATGMNLIDLINYRENPVDKLDILIQNNIPVVMVYGDSDEVVPYDENGQILEKYYRKNNGNIVVFGKENCGHHPHGLTDNTAIIEFIEKHCN, encoded by the coding sequence TTGAAAGAATCTTTGTGGAACGGATTTAAAAGAATTGATTTTGAATTTGAGGGAAGAGAAGCAATACTGGTTTTTCCTTTGAAGCCGAACAAGAACAAAAACTGGATGATTAAAACCGAATATTTTGATGCGTTTCCCAATCTTGAGATTGAAATGCTTAAACGCGGATGGCATTTGGCTTACATAAAAAATATTACGCGTTGGTGTTTAGATGAAGACCTTGATTTAAAAAAGCGGTTTGCAGAGTATGTGGCTAACGAATTTGGTTTGCATAAAAAGTGTGTACCCATCGGCATGAGCTGTGGTGGATTGATTGCATCTAAATTTGCAGCAAGGCATCCTTCGTATGTGCAGGTTCTCTACCTTGATGCGCCGGTTATGAATTTTCTGTCTTGTCCTGCAGGTATTGGTAAAGCAGGAAACAGCATGATGCAGGAATTTGTAGATGCAACGGGCATGAATCTTATTGATTTAATCAATTACAGAGAAAATCCGGTGGATAAGCTGGATATACTCATTCAAAACAATATTCCGGTTGTTATGGTGTACGGTGATTCGGACGAGGTTGTACCTTATGATGAAAACGGACAGATTCTTGAAAAATACTATCGGAAAAACAATGGCAATATCGTTGTGTTCGGGAAAGAAAATTGTGGACATCACCCCCATGGACTTACGGACAATACAGCAATCATAGAGTTTATTGAAAAGCATTGCAACTAA